A genomic segment from Pistricoccus aurantiacus encodes:
- a CDS encoding LemA family protein: MSMTGIVLLIALAALLFYGVAIYNRLVALANRYRNAFAQIEVQLKRRHELIPNLVETAKAYMRHERETLEAVTVARNQAISGLQSASARPGDASAMAALADGEQALGAALGRLNLVMEAYPGLQASGNMRELSEELTSTENRVAFARQAFNDAVMRYNTYKQSFPPVVLAPSFGHKEDAALLTFDDSEAIQQAPQVAF; this comes from the coding sequence ATGTCGATGACCGGCATCGTTCTATTGATCGCGCTTGCCGCGCTGCTGTTTTACGGGGTGGCGATCTACAACCGCCTCGTGGCGCTGGCCAATCGTTACCGCAATGCCTTCGCTCAGATCGAGGTCCAGCTCAAGCGCCGCCACGAGCTGATTCCCAATCTGGTGGAAACCGCCAAGGCCTACATGCGCCATGAACGGGAAACCCTGGAAGCGGTGACCGTCGCGCGCAACCAGGCGATAAGCGGCCTGCAGTCCGCAAGCGCGCGCCCCGGTGACGCGAGCGCGATGGCGGCCCTGGCCGACGGCGAACAGGCCCTCGGCGCCGCCCTGGGCCGCCTTAATCTGGTGATGGAAGCCTATCCGGGGCTCCAGGCCTCAGGGAACATGCGAGAGCTCAGCGAGGAGCTGACCAGCACCGAGAATCGCGTGGCTTTCGCCCGACAGGCCTTCAACGACGCGGTGATGCGTTACAACACCTACAAGCAGAGCTTTCCACCGGTAGTACTGGCGCCTTCCTTCGGTCACAAGGAGGACGCGGCGCTGTTGACTTTCGATGACAGTGAAGCCATTCAGCAGGCGCCTCAGGTAGCCTTCTAG
- a CDS encoding lysine N(6)-hydroxylase/L-ornithine N(5)-oxygenase family protein — protein MTEPLDLAGIGIGPFNLSIAALLDSPPHSQRPRLEARFFDRKPGFDWHPGMLLPGVRLQTSFLKDLVTGVAPQSPYSFLQFLVSQQRFYQFLAAELPAISRVEYGQYLSWAAAQLTSLHFDSQLETVDFDGGHFRLHFSDDRQPVAARHLCLGTGKPPWVPDCCRPHLGSDCFHAIGIANRTFNLRGKRVAIVGGGQSGAEVLQAILDEYWGRPAQINWLSRRSNFAPLDETPFTNEYFTPQYIAAFFDLPGAVKQRVVEEQKLASDGISPATLKAIYRRLYEGQVRGDLFRVRLMPGRELQGMARQGDTYRLAYRNRLDATQQQCEAEVVILATGFSQQLPAYLAPLRECLELNDSGQLILDQHFQVQWKNMATNRIYAVNAGRFSHGIAEPQMSLMCWRSATIINHLAGEEIFDTGQGTGMVDWRG, from the coding sequence ATGACCGAGCCTCTGGATCTGGCCGGTATCGGTATCGGTCCCTTCAACCTGAGCATTGCCGCCTTGCTGGACAGCCCGCCCCACAGCCAACGGCCACGGCTCGAGGCCCGCTTCTTCGATCGCAAGCCAGGCTTCGACTGGCATCCGGGCATGCTGCTGCCCGGCGTGCGGCTGCAGACTTCTTTCCTCAAGGATCTGGTCACCGGGGTGGCGCCGCAAAGCCCCTACAGTTTCCTGCAGTTCCTGGTCAGCCAGCAGCGTTTCTATCAGTTCCTGGCGGCGGAGCTGCCCGCTATCAGCCGGGTGGAATACGGCCAGTATCTAAGCTGGGCGGCGGCTCAGCTGACCAGCCTGCACTTCGACAGCCAGCTGGAAACCGTGGATTTCGACGGCGGCCACTTCCGCCTGCACTTCAGCGACGACCGCCAGCCGGTGGCGGCTCGCCATCTGTGCCTGGGCACCGGCAAACCGCCCTGGGTGCCGGACTGCTGCCGCCCTCACCTGGGATCGGACTGCTTTCACGCCATCGGCATCGCCAATCGCACCTTCAATTTGCGCGGCAAGCGGGTCGCTATTGTCGGCGGCGGTCAGTCCGGAGCGGAAGTGTTGCAAGCGATACTCGACGAGTACTGGGGACGCCCCGCCCAGATCAACTGGCTCTCCCGACGCAGCAATTTCGCGCCGCTGGATGAGACGCCCTTCACCAACGAATACTTCACGCCGCAATACATTGCCGCCTTCTTCGACCTGCCCGGGGCGGTCAAGCAGCGGGTGGTGGAAGAGCAGAAGCTCGCTTCCGACGGCATCTCCCCGGCTACCCTGAAGGCGATCTACCGGCGCCTCTACGAAGGCCAGGTGCGGGGCGATCTCTTTCGGGTGCGCCTGATGCCCGGGCGTGAGTTACAAGGCATGGCGCGCCAAGGCGATACCTATCGGCTTGCTTATCGCAACCGCCTGGACGCCACCCAGCAACAGTGCGAGGCGGAGGTGGTGATTCTCGCCACCGGCTTCAGCCAGCAGCTCCCCGCCTATCTCGCTCCCCTGCGGGAATGTCTGGAACTCAATGACAGCGGCCAGTTGATCCTCGATCAGCACTTTCAGGTGCAGTGGAAGAACATGGCCACCAATCGGATTTACGCGGTCAACGCCGGACGCTTCAGCCACGGCATCGCCGAGCCGCAGATGAGCCTGATGTGCTGGCGCTCCGCCACCATCATCAACCACCTGGCAGGCGAGGAAATCTTCGATACCGGCCAGGGCACGGGCATGGTGGATTGGCGGGGTTGA
- a CDS encoding HAD family hydrolase, whose translation MPDLANITVVAFDLDGTLIDSRLDFPAIRRELDFPEGVGLLEHIATLEDSAHVQHAHRIIHRHEMAGALAATWMPGARALLDGLHELGLHTAILTRNTREAVELVKRNLDIPIDLTLTREDCAPKPSPDGLRKIAGHFNATTPELVYVGDFLFDLQTARAAGALSCLYRYGDNHRFTKDADLVVDHLDELKALFRQRAPA comes from the coding sequence GTGCCGGACCTTGCGAACATCACCGTGGTGGCCTTTGACTTGGACGGCACCCTGATCGACTCACGGCTGGACTTTCCGGCGATTCGTCGGGAACTCGACTTTCCGGAGGGCGTCGGCCTGCTCGAACATATCGCCACTCTGGAAGACAGTGCTCATGTCCAGCACGCCCACCGGATCATTCATCGCCATGAAATGGCCGGGGCGCTGGCGGCGACCTGGATGCCCGGGGCGCGAGCGCTGCTCGATGGCCTTCACGAACTCGGCCTTCACACGGCGATTCTGACCCGCAATACCCGGGAGGCGGTGGAGCTTGTCAAGCGCAACCTGGATATTCCCATCGACCTGACCCTGACCCGGGAAGACTGCGCTCCCAAGCCGAGCCCGGATGGACTCAGGAAGATCGCCGGCCATTTCAATGCGACGACACCCGAGCTTGTCTACGTGGGAGATTTTCTCTTCGATCTGCAGACCGCCAGGGCCGCCGGCGCCTTGAGCTGCCTGTATCGCTACGGCGATAACCATCGCTTTACCAAGGACGCGGACCTGGTGGTCGACCACCTGGACGAGCTCAAAGCGCTGTTTCGTCAGCGGGCGCCCGCCTGA
- a CDS encoding LemA family protein: MSLVSNLVPLLLIALLCIYAVHNRLTTQVNRFHHAFVHLGIQLKRRHGLAKELLRSPGIKLSGNHPIVEALVAANNEAARCLRLARHRPGEETAMAELTHAENTLDSALVRLAQMVEHSTELGASKEIKRLLDELGEAEKRITLMSQIFNGTVMRYNTYKHGVSRVWLANALGHRQDATPLGFDDSEMTPQAFQPAF, translated from the coding sequence ATGTCGCTCGTCTCAAATCTCGTGCCGCTATTGTTGATTGCACTGCTTTGTATTTACGCCGTCCACAATCGCCTGACCACCCAGGTCAATCGTTTTCACCATGCCTTCGTGCATCTCGGCATACAGCTCAAACGCCGCCATGGCTTGGCTAAAGAGCTGTTGCGGAGCCCGGGGATCAAGCTGAGCGGCAATCATCCGATCGTGGAAGCGCTGGTCGCTGCAAACAACGAAGCGGCAAGATGCCTGCGCCTGGCCCGGCACCGCCCCGGTGAGGAAACCGCCATGGCGGAGCTGACGCATGCCGAAAATACGCTGGATAGCGCTCTGGTTCGTCTGGCGCAGATGGTCGAGCATTCCACCGAGCTTGGCGCTTCCAAGGAGATCAAGCGGCTGCTCGATGAGCTGGGTGAGGCCGAGAAGCGCATCACGCTGATGAGCCAGATCTTCAATGGCACCGTGATGCGCTACAACACCTACAAGCATGGGGTCTCTCGCGTCTGGTTGGCGAACGCTCTCGGGCATCGTCAAGACGCAACGCCGCTGGGGTTCGATGATAGCGAGATGACTCCCCAGGCGTTTCAGCCGGCGTTCTAA
- a CDS encoding GNAT family N-acetyltransferase has product MTYSTSLTNGALLTSERERCLAPALLPLSPMIMTRTGDVSHPLRPANPVDEHYRRHLPEIHKTFSLRLIDVEKDGERFHRWQNDPRIAAFWEYPFDRATLDGMIRERLGDPHCTPLIGCFDNQPFAYFECYWVAEDRLAPYCDHGPFDQGVHVLVGETTHLGRANTVGWLNALSHYLFLREPRCQTLFGEPRVDNRAILRYTHPLTAWRKRYEFDFPHKRSALLSCARRDFFEEST; this is encoded by the coding sequence ATGACTTACTCAACCTCCTTGACCAACGGGGCCCTTTTGACCAGCGAACGCGAACGCTGCCTGGCCCCGGCCCTGCTGCCGCTCAGCCCGATGATCATGACCCGGACCGGCGACGTCTCCCATCCGTTGCGTCCGGCCAACCCCGTCGACGAGCATTACCGGCGCCATCTGCCGGAAATCCACAAGACCTTCAGCCTGCGGCTGATCGACGTGGAAAAAGACGGCGAGCGCTTCCACCGCTGGCAGAACGATCCGCGCATCGCCGCCTTCTGGGAATATCCCTTCGACCGGGCGACCCTGGACGGGATGATTCGCGAGCGTCTTGGAGACCCCCACTGCACGCCGCTGATCGGCTGCTTCGACAACCAGCCCTTCGCCTATTTCGAGTGCTACTGGGTGGCGGAGGACCGGCTCGCTCCTTACTGCGATCACGGCCCCTTCGATCAGGGAGTACACGTGCTGGTGGGCGAGACGACCCACCTGGGCCGCGCCAACACCGTCGGCTGGCTGAACGCCCTGAGCCACTATCTGTTCCTGCGGGAACCCCGCTGCCAGACCCTGTTCGGCGAGCCGCGGGTGGATAACCGGGCCATCCTGCGCTACACCCACCCGCTCACCGCCTGGCGCAAGCGCTACGAGTTCGACTTTCCTCACAAGCGCTCGGCGCTGCTGAGCTGCGCGCGCCGGGATTTCTTCGAGGAAAGCACATGA
- a CDS encoding IucA/IucC family protein, protein MTLSERATANCFFNALLREWPRYEVAPGYLLIRDGEHTLHLPYRHLSITGRHRFAGPLRLDDRQVSFREALDWLFRHPELIKLSTPARAQALKARVQDSLTNLEHSLNAQASLDRLFGEPLDFIEAEATLLVGHSIHPCPKTREGFTPEDTRRYAPEYANAFPLCWYRVARHRLGASKGTDLEPEMLIQQLLPDNPWQEHIDDEHLILPCHPYQHRHWQTDPALATLRHQGELVYLGKADPRWRATSSVRAIWHPERPWMLKFSLSVRLTNSLRHLQEGEFHRGAVLEQVLDSPALAEFATRFPYFRILREPLGLGIQDDAGQLLPQTLMLWRDNPFVGEAANNVETLVTLLQDDPRSGLSRLAQRLMQTPHPETAASYWFAAFLDVVVEPLLIAQADYGLLFGAHQQNILLQLDDLMPVRGWFRDCQGTGFTDLATQCYGPHLGRLVERSANLVPTEMGTRLFGYYLFINATFNVIASLAGAGLGRERDYLARLRDFLLDLKTRGLHDAVVLNYLLESPTLWAKGNFLCAFQAINENTMADPLSLYHPMANPIVNPNANP, encoded by the coding sequence ATGACGCTTTCCGAACGGGCCACGGCCAACTGCTTCTTCAACGCCCTGCTGCGGGAATGGCCTCGATACGAGGTCGCGCCGGGTTATCTGCTTATCCGGGATGGCGAACATACCCTGCACCTGCCCTATCGCCACCTTTCCATCACCGGTCGTCACCGGTTCGCGGGGCCGCTGCGTCTGGACGATCGCCAAGTGAGTTTTCGCGAGGCGCTGGATTGGCTATTTCGTCATCCGGAGCTAATCAAGCTGAGCACCCCAGCCCGAGCCCAGGCCCTGAAAGCGCGAGTACAGGATAGCCTGACCAATCTGGAACACAGCCTAAACGCCCAGGCGAGCCTGGACCGGCTGTTTGGCGAGCCGCTGGATTTTATCGAGGCGGAAGCGACGCTGCTGGTGGGGCATTCCATCCATCCTTGCCCCAAGACCCGGGAAGGCTTCACCCCGGAGGATACCCGGCGCTACGCCCCGGAATATGCCAATGCCTTCCCGCTGTGCTGGTATCGGGTGGCGCGGCACCGGCTCGGCGCCAGCAAGGGTACGGACCTTGAACCGGAAATGTTGATCCAGCAACTGCTGCCGGACAATCCCTGGCAAGAGCACATCGACGACGAGCATCTGATCCTTCCCTGCCACCCCTACCAGCATCGCCACTGGCAGACGGACCCGGCCCTGGCGACGCTTCGCCATCAGGGCGAACTCGTCTACCTCGGCAAAGCGGACCCGCGGTGGCGAGCGACCTCTTCGGTGCGGGCCATCTGGCATCCGGAGCGGCCCTGGATGCTCAAGTTTTCCTTGAGCGTGCGTCTGACCAACTCCCTGCGTCATCTTCAGGAAGGCGAGTTCCATCGCGGCGCGGTGCTGGAACAGGTGCTCGATTCCCCGGCGCTGGCGGAATTCGCCACGCGCTTTCCGTACTTCCGTATTCTGCGCGAACCCCTGGGGCTGGGAATCCAGGATGACGCCGGGCAGCTATTGCCCCAGACCCTGATGCTGTGGCGGGACAACCCCTTTGTCGGCGAGGCGGCGAACAACGTGGAAACCCTCGTCACTTTGCTGCAGGACGATCCGCGCAGCGGTCTCTCACGACTGGCCCAGCGCCTGATGCAGACCCCGCACCCGGAAACCGCCGCCAGCTACTGGTTCGCCGCCTTTCTCGATGTCGTCGTGGAACCGCTGCTGATCGCCCAGGCGGACTACGGCCTGCTGTTCGGCGCCCATCAGCAGAATATTCTCCTGCAGCTCGATGACCTGATGCCGGTTCGCGGCTGGTTTCGGGACTGCCAGGGCACCGGCTTCACCGATCTGGCCACCCAGTGCTACGGCCCGCATCTCGGGCGCCTGGTGGAGCGCAGCGCCAATCTGGTGCCGACGGAAATGGGCACTCGGCTGTTCGGCTATTACCTCTTCATCAACGCCACCTTCAATGTGATCGCGAGCCTCGCCGGCGCCGGCCTGGGCCGGGAGCGGGATTATCTCGCGCGGCTGCGCGACTTCCTGCTCGACCTCAAGACCCGCGGCCTGCACGACGCAGTCGTGCTGAACTACCTGCTGGAAAGCCCGACTCTCTGGGCCAAGGGCAACTTCCTGTGCGCCTTTCAGGCCATCAACGAAAACACCATGGCGGACCCGCTTTCCCTGTATCACCCCATGGCCAATCCCATCGTCAACCCGAATGCCAACCCATGA
- a CDS encoding M48 family metallopeptidase produces MDFFAAQDNARRSTTWLIALLVLAVAVLIGLTTLAITLAMGFSAPGQGWRFDPWLLGKIALGVMAVVLIGGLWRSWQLRRGGRAVAESLGGRLLNANVRSPLEERALNLVEEMAIAAGILVPEVYLIEDPALNAFAAGHAPEDAVIGITQGALERLDRDELQGVIAHEFSHILHGDMRLNLRLVGMLHGILLVGLIGRLLFHGGRMSRVRLSRSSSSDAGVKMMLAGGALMVLGYAGTLCANLIKAAVSRQREYLADASAVQFTRNPEGIGHALLRLAGHGHGSQLSAANAVEYSHLFFGPGVHGFSRLTRTHPPLKARIRRVLPNWQGEMAPSRFTQETVVPSPEPLPPIEMPSKTSIADKPFLAGAAVIASIGQLEQKHLDSARQHLEALPQDLVRAAHDPYAARALIYGILMGLDPESRARQRQVLTDAALPEVLAELNRLDDAITTLESHQRLPLLELTLPVLRQLSPEQAQRLDHCLTLLMLQETQPGALQWALLRILRQGMQPGKRQRWNRRLEELAGPAALLLSVLARYSVDELAAREAFTAAAAPLGMTLEYMILDASPEDLDWALQRLVALAPQEQARLLKAMVRCVEQYGVIAPEEMELLRAVSLSLHCPIPLSAGGSLPLQAGAR; encoded by the coding sequence ATGGATTTCTTCGCCGCCCAGGACAATGCCCGGCGCAGCACCACCTGGCTGATCGCGCTGCTGGTGCTGGCGGTGGCGGTTCTGATCGGCCTGACCACCCTGGCGATCACCCTGGCAATGGGGTTTTCCGCCCCCGGCCAGGGCTGGCGCTTCGATCCCTGGCTGTTGGGCAAGATCGCCCTGGGTGTCATGGCGGTGGTGCTGATCGGCGGGCTGTGGCGCAGTTGGCAGCTGCGCCGTGGCGGTCGCGCGGTGGCGGAGTCTCTGGGCGGGCGGCTGCTCAACGCCAACGTGCGCTCGCCGCTGGAAGAGCGCGCCCTCAATCTGGTGGAGGAAATGGCCATTGCAGCAGGGATCCTGGTGCCGGAGGTCTATCTTATCGAGGATCCGGCGCTCAACGCCTTCGCCGCCGGCCATGCCCCCGAGGACGCGGTGATCGGCATCACTCAAGGTGCTCTGGAGCGCCTCGACCGGGACGAGCTTCAGGGCGTGATCGCCCACGAATTCAGTCATATCCTGCATGGGGACATGCGCCTCAACCTGCGCCTGGTGGGCATGCTGCACGGTATCCTGCTGGTCGGGCTGATCGGACGCCTGCTGTTTCACGGCGGTCGAATGAGCCGCGTGAGGCTTTCCCGTTCGTCGAGCAGCGATGCTGGCGTGAAGATGATGCTGGCCGGCGGCGCGCTGATGGTGCTGGGCTATGCGGGGACGCTATGCGCCAATCTGATCAAGGCGGCGGTCAGCCGCCAGCGGGAATACCTGGCGGATGCCAGCGCGGTGCAGTTCACCCGTAATCCGGAAGGTATCGGCCATGCGCTGCTGCGCCTGGCCGGCCACGGTCATGGCTCCCAGCTGAGCGCTGCCAATGCGGTGGAATACAGCCATCTGTTCTTCGGTCCCGGAGTGCATGGCTTCTCGCGACTGACCCGCACCCATCCTCCGCTCAAGGCGCGTATCCGTCGGGTTCTACCAAACTGGCAAGGTGAAATGGCGCCATCACGGTTCACTCAGGAAACCGTTGTTCCGTCCCCGGAGCCCTTGCCGCCCATCGAGATGCCATCGAAGACTTCGATCGCCGACAAGCCGTTCCTCGCGGGGGCAGCGGTGATCGCCAGCATCGGCCAGCTAGAGCAAAAGCATCTGGATAGCGCCCGGCAGCATCTCGAGGCGTTGCCGCAAGATCTGGTTCGTGCCGCTCATGATCCCTACGCCGCCCGGGCGCTGATCTACGGCATCCTGATGGGGCTCGACCCCGAGAGCCGTGCGCGCCAACGCCAGGTACTGACCGACGCGGCGCTACCGGAAGTGCTTGCGGAATTGAATCGACTCGACGACGCCATCACCACGCTGGAAAGCCATCAGCGCCTGCCGCTGCTTGAACTGACCCTGCCGGTGCTGCGCCAGCTCAGCCCCGAACAGGCGCAGCGTCTGGATCACTGCCTGACCCTGTTGATGCTGCAGGAAACACAGCCCGGCGCCTTGCAATGGGCCTTGCTGCGAATTCTGCGTCAAGGCATGCAGCCGGGGAAAAGACAGCGCTGGAATCGTCGTCTGGAAGAGCTGGCCGGGCCGGCGGCCCTGCTGCTGTCGGTGCTGGCCCGCTACAGCGTGGATGAGCTTGCCGCCCGGGAAGCCTTTACCGCCGCCGCTGCGCCGCTTGGCATGACGCTGGAATACATGATCCTCGACGCCTCGCCGGAGGATCTGGACTGGGCGCTGCAACGGCTGGTGGCACTGGCCCCGCAGGAACAGGCCCGGCTGCTCAAGGCCATGGTGCGCTGCGTCGAGCAGTACGGCGTGATCGCCCCGGAGGAAATGGAACTGCTGCGGGCGGTCAGCCTGAGCCTGCATTGCCCGATCCCCCTGTCCGCCGGTGGATCATTGCCCCTTCAGGCGGGCGCCCGCTGA
- a CDS encoding sodium:calcium antiporter: MTDILLWTFVAIVATGIIWQGSGLLERSSERLAAYYELPDIVQGAVVVAVGSSFPELSTTVISTLVHGEFELGVAAIVGSALFNILVIPALSGLGSKEPLRANRDLVYKEAQFYMIAVAVLTLTFAFAAIYHPVESGGNAIQGEMTRWLALMPVALYGLYLFVQYQDTMDHQAEPDTREIKPGKEWGILALSLLIIVVGVEGLVRAAINFGEIFNTPSFLWGITVVAAGTSIPDAFVSIRAARHGRGVTSIANVLGSNTFDLLICIPAGVLIAGTAVINFSIAAPMMAVLTAATVALFLMMRTQMILSRRECVALLAIYVLFIVWISLETFDLIDWVPSLPPT; the protein is encoded by the coding sequence ATGACGGACATACTGTTATGGACCTTCGTTGCCATTGTCGCCACGGGCATTATTTGGCAGGGCAGCGGCCTGCTCGAGCGCTCCAGCGAGCGCCTGGCCGCCTACTACGAACTGCCGGACATCGTGCAGGGCGCGGTGGTAGTCGCCGTGGGGTCGAGCTTTCCCGAACTCTCCACCACGGTGATCTCCACCTTGGTACACGGCGAGTTCGAGCTCGGAGTCGCGGCCATCGTCGGCTCCGCCTTGTTCAATATCCTGGTGATTCCCGCCCTTTCCGGCCTGGGGAGCAAGGAGCCGCTGCGCGCCAATCGCGATCTGGTCTACAAGGAAGCCCAGTTCTACATGATCGCCGTGGCGGTACTCACCCTGACTTTTGCCTTCGCCGCGATCTACCATCCGGTCGAAAGCGGCGGTAACGCCATTCAAGGCGAGATGACCCGATGGCTGGCCTTGATGCCGGTGGCGCTCTACGGGCTTTATCTGTTCGTGCAATACCAGGACACCATGGATCACCAGGCGGAGCCGGATACCCGAGAGATAAAGCCCGGCAAGGAATGGGGCATCCTGGCGCTTTCGCTGCTGATCATCGTGGTGGGGGTCGAGGGACTGGTGCGCGCCGCCATCAACTTCGGCGAGATCTTCAACACGCCAAGCTTTCTGTGGGGCATCACCGTGGTCGCCGCCGGCACCTCGATTCCGGATGCCTTCGTCTCCATCCGCGCCGCCCGCCACGGGCGCGGCGTGACCAGCATCGCCAACGTGCTCGGCAGCAACACCTTCGACCTGCTGATCTGCATCCCCGCCGGGGTGTTGATCGCCGGCACTGCGGTGATCAATTTCTCCATCGCCGCGCCGATGATGGCAGTGCTCACCGCCGCCACCGTCGCCTTGTTTCTGATGATGCGCACCCAGATGATTCTCTCCCGCCGGGAATGTGTCGCCCTGCTGGCGATCTATGTGCTTTTTATCGTCTGGATCAGCCTGGAAACCTTCGACCTCATCGACTGGGTGCCGAGCCTGCCGCCGACTTGA
- a CDS encoding IucA/IucC family protein translates to MKDADWLELADKRLLAKALGESCFEGSLEAKALQDDCFQIELPENVRYRFRARRSVWDWLIVEPDSIDRNGEPAHSPQRFLLDAQSVLGIDDILLGNLLAELNNTLYSDARTLARRRGYAMSELVALDGITLQSLLDGHPKLLASKGRLGWGTSDLARYSPESGASFELRWLAVRERNCASAISERENWRALWQACLTTEDLAYIHSCLMEQGWNLDETRLLPVHPWQWRQYIVLQYAEPLARGELLDLGELAGDYRAQLSLRTLSGPGDYDIKLALTLLNTSCFRGIPGRYIVIGPALGDWLSELTRRDDTLAPLIVQRELAGIHCPAPWQRELPETPYRYAEMLGAIWRESLEAWLMDSQLSRPLAAFMLDAHEEGSLIAAHIRRSGLDVETWLRRLFEVTAVPLYHLMCAYGVGVIAHGQNLSVVLDDHVPTNGAIKDFHGDLRLWEAPLAQRAGLPQAVAESLTHLPAHYLIHDLITGYLVTTLRFISPLVERDLNYPERDFYGLLRQTLRAYQRRHPPLEESFARFDLFEPELLRVCINRARYRVGYDDSAERPLPELGPPLPNPLALSIPLSEGAGS, encoded by the coding sequence ATGAAAGACGCGGACTGGCTCGAACTGGCCGACAAGCGTTTGCTGGCCAAGGCCCTGGGGGAATCCTGCTTCGAGGGCAGCCTGGAAGCCAAGGCGCTGCAGGACGATTGCTTCCAGATCGAGCTGCCGGAGAATGTCCGCTATCGCTTCCGCGCCCGGCGCAGCGTCTGGGATTGGCTGATCGTCGAGCCGGACAGCATCGACCGCAACGGCGAGCCGGCCCATAGCCCCCAGCGATTCCTGCTGGACGCTCAGTCCGTGCTGGGCATCGACGATATCCTGCTGGGCAATCTGCTGGCGGAGCTCAACAACACCCTGTACAGCGATGCCAGGACATTGGCGCGCCGCCGGGGTTACGCCATGAGCGAACTGGTCGCGCTGGATGGCATCACCCTGCAGAGCCTGCTGGACGGCCATCCCAAGCTGCTGGCCAGCAAGGGCCGGCTCGGCTGGGGCACGAGCGACCTGGCCCGCTACAGTCCGGAATCCGGCGCTTCCTTTGAGTTGCGCTGGCTGGCGGTGCGGGAGCGGAACTGCGCCAGCGCCATCAGCGAGCGAGAAAACTGGCGGGCACTGTGGCAGGCCTGCCTGACCACGGAGGATCTGGCGTATATCCACAGCTGCCTGATGGAACAGGGCTGGAATCTTGACGAGACCCGCCTGCTGCCGGTGCATCCCTGGCAGTGGCGGCAGTATATCGTCCTGCAATATGCAGAACCCCTGGCCCGAGGCGAGCTGCTGGATCTCGGCGAGCTGGCCGGGGACTACCGGGCGCAGCTTTCCCTGCGCACCCTGAGCGGCCCGGGGGATTACGACATCAAGCTGGCGCTGACGCTGCTCAACACTTCCTGCTTTCGCGGTATTCCCGGGCGCTATATCGTCATCGGCCCGGCGCTGGGGGACTGGCTGAGCGAGCTGACCCGCCGGGACGACACTCTCGCGCCCCTGATCGTGCAGCGGGAGCTGGCGGGGATTCACTGCCCGGCGCCCTGGCAGCGGGAGCTGCCGGAAACCCCTTATCGCTATGCGGAAATGCTCGGCGCCATCTGGCGGGAAAGTCTGGAAGCGTGGCTCATGGATAGCCAACTGAGCCGCCCTCTGGCCGCCTTTATGCTCGACGCCCACGAGGAAGGGAGCCTGATCGCTGCCCATATCCGCCGCTCCGGACTCGACGTGGAAACCTGGCTGCGCCGGCTGTTCGAGGTCACCGCGGTGCCGCTTTATCACCTGATGTGCGCCTACGGGGTCGGGGTGATCGCCCACGGCCAGAACCTGTCGGTGGTGCTCGACGATCATGTGCCGACAAATGGCGCCATCAAGGATTTTCACGGCGACCTGCGTCTGTGGGAAGCGCCCCTGGCGCAACGGGCCGGGCTGCCACAAGCCGTGGCGGAATCCCTGACCCATCTGCCCGCCCACTATCTGATTCACGATCTGATCACCGGCTACCTGGTGACCACCCTGCGCTTTATCTCGCCGCTGGTGGAACGGGATCTGAATTATCCGGAACGTGATTTCTACGGTTTGCTGCGCCAGACCCTCAGGGCTTATCAGCGCCGCCATCCGCCGCTTGAGGAAAGCTTCGCCAGGTTCGATCTGTTCGAACCGGAGCTGCTGCGGGTGTGCATCAATCGTGCCCGCTACCGAGTGGGCTACGACGACAGCGCGGAGCGCCCGCTGCCGGAACTCGGCCCGCCGCTTCCCAATCCCCTGGCGCTTTCCATCCCTCTCTCCGAAGGAGCAGGATCATGA